TCAGTTCTGGATGAAAGAACACCCACTTGATTAATTTCTGTTTAACTTCTTAAAGAAATTCAAGCCATTTTAATCCTGCAGAGCTCTGAACCTTGGCAACAGTTTTTggtagttaaaaagaaaaaaaaagtcaatgaacATACTTAACTGAAGTTGCTTAACTTTGTATGGACTAGAGCGGATTTCTAAaaattatcaaattaaaaaataaaaaatcagttcCTTCCAGGAATGGAATATGCTAAAATCTGAATTATGTTTTGTATTCACAAGGTAGTGCACAGGACACAGGAAGAGTCTGAATATAACTTAAGACCATGGCAGCACGCTGGAGAAGAATCCTGATAATATTTGTGGCAGCTGAAGTACTATTTGTGGTAAATACCTTTGAGGAAGAGGATGTACCTGAAGAATGGATTCTTCTTCATGttgttcaaggtcagattggagcAGGAAACTACAGCTATTTGAGACTAAATCACGAGGGAAAGATAATACTTCAGATGCGGAGTTTAAAAGGTGATGCAGACTTGTACGTATCTGATATGACGCTTCACCCCAGCTTTGACGAATATGAGTTACAGTCTGTAACTTGCGGCCAAGATGTTGTCCACGTACCTGCACACTTCCGCCGCCCAGTGGGAATAGGGATTTATGGTCATCCGTCTCACCTGGAGAGCGAGTTTGAAATGAAAGTATACTATGATCGAACAGTTGTACAGTATCCATTTGGCGAGGCTTCTTACAACCCTGAGGAGATGGAGGCAAACCAGAAATACTCACAGTCTACAGAAGATGAACCTCAGGATGAGGAATCTGTTTTCTGGACTATACTTATTGGAATCTTGAAGTTAATActtgaaattcttttttaaattgatacACACTGGACTAAATCACACTTCAGCCTGTGAAATTGAACAGGAATGACTTGCTGTAATATTTAATACTCTTTGTTATGTTTCCTGAAGCTGTATTCAGGTTACTTTTCCTAAACCAGAAAGGAAGTGGGGGAAAAagccatatttaattttatattgtaAATCCTCCCCATATGTAAAATGAGCAGCAAGCACGGTATTTGCAGTGTTCTTCAGAGATCAGAGCTGAAAAATGAATGTACAGTTGGGATCTTGTTAAATTCACTTGAAACAGGTGCTTAGGAAAATCAACTCCagtattttctatcttttttacaaagaaaagtaaaataacaaactGGTGCACTTCAGTGCCCCCTCTCAATTTAGagcatatttaaaaagaaaatctactcCTTTTCTGGGGAAGTATCTCCAGTAAAACCAATTAGCAGTGGCTTTTGAGTGTATTGAAGATGAGGAGCCTAgggtgaagaaaggaaaaaccagtCAGTCACCTAAGGGGATAGATGATCTATATTTTGACTGCTTGTGCTCTACATCAAGTCAGCCATCTGTCAAGCAGAGGGCTGTCCAGTCACTCATCACCTCTGCACATCCATGACCTGAATCAAGTGCATGTTACTTCTTCACTATTACTGCAGGGAGAGTAAGCCTTCAGCTGTTGTTACTTGTCAATACGACATTTTCATTCCTTGTTAAAAGCAATGCAGCATATACTATCTTGAACTTGAGAGGTGTTTTCTTACACCTCCCTTTATAGCTTtttgtgatttgatttttttagcTCATCTTTATGAATAAGTCATTAGCTTGCAAAGaaaatttctgctgaaaggaGTTTGCAGTACACTCTAAGAAGGTCAGGTCATGCCCACTCTTCCTTGAAAGTTAGTTTTTCCAGgagtatttttttgctttggttgaGTCTTTCAAAATAACCAGTTGCTATGCAAACAGTGTATATTTAAATTgctctgtaattttcttttcacagagcTTACTGATGAGTGCACTGAAATAAACAAGTACGTTACTATAATGTTATACAAACGGTGCGTGTACAATTTAAATTTCATTAGTGAAAACCTTCTCTTTTTAAGTGGGAATTTGGTTTGTCTCTCTCTATCTAGACATCTGACAGGACATGATTAGTCAGttgtatcacaaaaaaaaatcattatatagccaaaattaaaagtttatttggtaaaaagaaaaaaaaaaagtggtattgtTCCTCCTAGAGTGGTTGGTTAAATAGCACCAAAGTATCACTTTAATTTGTGCAGTTAAGTTTTGGACAgcaagttttttgggttttttttagcccTCCTtgctgtttttcccccttcttcctcctcttctgggtACGGGAGGGTCTTTCTGACAACAATCACAAATCCAGCGACCTAAGAAAAGAAAGTTATCAATTATTGGGAAACTACCTTTGTTACTCACTCATCTAGTTACGCACCTTTCACCATTCTAATAGGTGCTCATCTCTTTGCAGTACTTCCTTTAATGTAAACAaccaatgcttttctttaaaatgtgagtATCTTTTCTAAAAGGTATAGAAAGCAGCATATAAAATTCACCCTCCATTGCGGCTCATTACATGTAACAGCTGGCTACACTAATCTTTACAGACCGCAAGAAGTGCCAGCACCGCTAAGGAGGTGGTTATTAGGAAAGAACTTAACAAACTGTGTTTGAGTTTGCGAGTTATATTTTCACATGAATGACCACAGTTTGAGGTTATGGGCAGTTACTCAGAGCAAAAACGAATGGCAGTTGGGGAATGTTGCTCTTCTGCCACAGGTACAGGCTCCCATTCCCCAAACCAGCGTCAGTTATCTCGGTGCAGTCAGGCAGCACAGATTAAACTGCTGGCAGGGGTTCTTCACCAGACCTTGTACTAAAACTCATTTACTGAGGGAACAATAAAGGGTTGAGCAAAGAGCAGAAGCATTTAACTGTTTATATGAGAACAGCTGGAATCATAAAGGCTGCTTTGGTAATTTTATCATTTTGTAGGCATATAACCTATTTTGTTTAGACTCCTAGGTCAGCCTGAAACTTAAATGAGCCACAGAACCTCTACTAAAGTGACAGCCAGTGCCAGTGCTTCCCAAAACAGGAACATACAGTATATTTGAAGTACTGTAGTTACAGGGAATACTGTCACTGCAGAACTTGCAACCACTGAATACTTATTCATGAACTAACTTACCATGGATTTAGTATTACATGAAAAGCAACAGTCCTACCAGTTAGTTATATGTCTGAAGCTTTCTTTACACTGCCTTGTGTCGGCCAGGTGATACGAGTGACCAGGTAATTTAAAGTACAGGCTGCCTGACACCTAGGTACTTCACTTCCAGCTttgatgtttaagaaaaaaaatgggaaggaaggTGTTTTAAATGGTGTTTACAAATATTAAGTTGagcattctttttaatttagaaactgaaataataGCACAAACACTTTATTAATGTGAAAGCTATACTCCAGCAATATGCAGCAATACAGCCTCTTTACAGGTTTCTTTTATGAAAACAGGTAATTATTCTCAGTGTTCTGTggatatgggaaaaaaaaaaacccacctagtTCTGAGTGAGTCTGTTCGGATTCTGTTGCAAAAGCCAATTATATTTCCTATACAGGAATTGCCAGGTTAAACTGTGCACAaccaaatacacagaaataaagcttattaaaaaaattgggTCCTACAGTGTGAATGCTTTCCTACAGTATTGCTTACTACTCCCCTTCACACTTGTTTTAAACTATTCTTTCAAAAGCAATGCATATATTAATTCTGACAGAGAAAGCCCAGGACTCAGAGAAGGTGGGAAGGGAACAATTAACTCTTACTTCATTACCTGAAGGGATAGCGTCAAGCCCCACACAAAAAGTGTGATAACCACGGTCACATACATCACAGAACATCATTTCTTCTTCATGGTGAGGCTGCCCGCATATAATGCATGTTTTACACTCCATACATTGCCAAGGATAAGTCTTAATCATAGCAACAAGCTCCGGGGTCATATCAAGGCAAGAAGGGTGGCCTAGATTAAAACCAATATTATTACTTTTatgtctgaaatgaaatttaaaattagttAGACTGTTTGCTTTTACAGAAGCTGAAGCTTAGCTCACCTCCTGGTGAGATCCCGCAGCCCACTGAATGGGCTAGCACATGTAACATTAAATAGAGATGGAGTCTCAGTGAAGGACAGAAAAGGCAACTGAACTGTTGGTACACAAGTGTAGTACGCTAAATATTTCCACAAAAAGATCTGTCAAACGAACTCCCTTAGGAATCCGCTTAGCGTATGCAGATACTTACCACTGTTGTCACACTGGGAGCAATGTATAAGagcttcagcttttcctttcttgttgGACTCCTTACCCTTCAGACAAATTCCACATATAGCATTTGGAATGACCTTTGGCTGGAAGGGTAGAAGAGGGCTATAAATTCATTCCAGAAGAATTTAcaggtttaaaaaggaaatgtcacaaCTCCTTAACTCTTAAAATTAATGGACTATCTGTTATGATGTGTGAACCTTAAAACATATGACAATAACTGACAAGCAGTGGCATTAGAACAAATCGTAGATTAACAacataaaattttgcatttggtATGCGTAGCGTACCAACATTTTTTTATATGGAAATAAAATTGGAGCCAAAGCATGTACTCGCTTCTTCCTATGAATTCATCAGCTAATACTCCCCTCAATGTAAATTAAATGTGACATAGCAttaaaaatttcagtatttttttccaatatagaATACTTCTTTATGAGTCTCCATGCAGATCTCCTGtttatggaagaaattaaatacaattttccaTTTGCATGACATTTGTCCCTAAATATAGAAAATTAATTACGAAAGCAATAAACTTGATTTCTGTATCTTTAGTTTTAAAATACCTGGTTAGCTATGCTGTACATGGCTATCTGTTTTACCATTCTTTCTTGTATCCAGTCATAATCACTGTAAGAAACATTTAACTGCAGTTTTACATTCATCATCTCTCTAAGTGATCATCTGGCATGTATTTGGGTCCCTGAGATCCATTTAAAAGGTAAGAGAGAAATAGCAGGCTGTTACAACAAGTAACATTTTGTTTATGTATTCTGTGTCCCAACCCAAGAGATACACCAACGGAGTTTTATCCTGATGAGAACCAAGGAAGAAGTAAGGCATTacaaatttcagaaacatttcgGTAGTTCTATTGTTGAGCTTTGACCGCTGCCTAATGAAATTAGTGAGAAATGCGGTTTAAAATTAATATAGTACTCACTGATGTTAAATCGACTAGTgccagagttttaaaaaaatgttgctgcAAAGACGCAGCTAGTAGAGGGAGTTCAAGGCATATCCTGTTTTCTAAGGAACTGAACGGcttgtcagcaagcaagaagagtCCCAGTCAACTACCAACTACATGTGGGGAAAAgaataaagtttaattttaaaataaataaaagtgaaaacagaactatatatagatatatataaaaattaccGAGACCTTTTGCAATACAACTTATCTTTGTGTCTATTTCCCCAGCCAGTTTCTTCTAGCACCTAGCAAGATAATTAGTATCTTGACTCATTTTTAATTAGTCAGGACGCATTGCTTTAAGTTTTCCTAAGTTTTCAATCTGCTTTTTAAGTTAAAACATGGCTACAGTCTGCTTCAAATTGTCTGGTCTAAAGAGTTtcatttaagaaagcaaaacaccatACCAGATGTTTACAGGTAACTTCCTTCAAAAGATGACAGAGGCATTCATACAgactttttttgcttatttattttaaaaaagcagagtcAACCTGTTTGatacataaatataataaaacaataaaagagGTCTAACATTCACAAACGTctctacaaaataataaatataatggAAGCAAAAATGCACATAAACTCTTTTACTGTTAACTATTCTATGTCCTACATGTATACCTTTATACCCTGCTCCTCCCAACAAAAGTGGCACATGCTTAAACCTCATCAGTGTTGCAGCATTTACCCTTCTGTTGTTTAGGCtacattctaattttttttaattgtgtttttgtCTATTTCTACGTAAACCAAGCCTTTCTAGAATAGCAAGTGCACTTTTCTAATCAGACTTCTAGTTTGTTACGGATTTGTGTTTTACTGCCTTTAACGTACAGCAGCATACTCCCTTGTGCTCCAGCAAAACTAAAGTGAGCTGCTTTTCGGTCACTGTACCTGCGTTAGGGTATGTGCAGTTAACACTCTGATACACATAATTCTAAAGTTAGACACTGATATAGATGCATTTATTAACTTCCATCTATTCTTACTTCACTAAATTGTGTTCATTAGAAATCGTGCATgttggggggatgggggggagaatcacaGCCTATTAATAATAAAATTCCAACAGTATGGAAGtgtttttacaaaaatgaaaaaaaaaaaaaaggcaagactaTTCACATTTCAAATCAGTTCAAGTTCTACCACCATAAATGGCTTTTAGAAACACTATGAAAAAAGTCTATCAAATCCAAATGGGAAGTCACAATATCCCCTCTAATTAGAGTAAATTTTGCTTTCTACGTCCTCATCTTATTGGGatgaggaagggagagaaaatgaatgCAGGGTCAAAATGACGACTGCCTGCTCTGTAAGTTTTCAATTCcacactgctgtgctgcagctctcaAAGTAGGCATTCCAACTACACCATTTTTATAAGGTCCTATTCTGAATATAAAGCGTTCCATTTTCATATACAGTGACCCGAAACAGAAGTGTTGTAAAATATAGTTTCTCAATACATTTCAGTTTTATGTGCAAAAAATCACCTGTACTTTTAACAGTACCCTGTGTGTGCAATTGTAGTAGCCAGTCGTGCAGCAACAAAGACTCACTACTTGTAACATGacaaaatgtaaaacacatgCTAACCGTTCTTTGTTAAAGAACTGACAATAAAAATGGCTCCATATAAAATACATCATTTCTTTTACTCAAAAATAACTCAGTGGAAATGCGTGAATCCTGTAATACTCATAATGTGGCTATAACTATACATTTGCATGTTGATGCCATAGCAATTATCCTTCAGTTTTAACTACATGTAACCAAAAGATTACTGTCCTACAAAAATAGTCAAATATTAGAGAACAATACAGAACACAAGTATTACAAAGATTTAGAATTCACAGGGACAACATTTTAAATCAGTTAAGCCTTCAGCTTGAAGTGCCTTAACATTTAGGCACATATGGTATATCATTATCTGGAGTTTTTAtagacaaacaaacaagaatcTTTCTGTCTTACCAGTTAAAACAGCTCATGTAATTGTGtttactgaaagctttttaaacaTTCCCACAAACAAGAAAGCCAATCCTCTAACCCTCTCAACACAACATCACTGCCTTTGATTTATCAACAGCCTGATGGCTGATGCAGGCAGGGTACACTGACATTGCAAAGATGAGGCACTGTAAGTTTACAGTAATGCCTTGTTACTAACACAATCGGTGATTTTGAACCAGTAAGTAATCGCTACAGGAATCCATTGTCAAAATGCAATGCTGTAGACTACCATTATTCTTCTGCAATTAGAAGTTCAGAACTTTGCAAAAAGTTCTGCTCCATCAGCCCTCTCTCTATGCATTCATGAGGCCATTAAGTAGATTGGACTAATCACTCAGGCATCTCACAGCTAAGCGCAGCTTCTGCAAACCAGTGGCACACAATCGCTAATGTCAAGTtaaacaaagctaaaaaaaaatttcaagctcCATCTCTGGATTTCATGTTCATGGGAATATTGGTATGTATTCTGTGTCTACAACAATTTGCAAagttacatataaaaaaatatacatatggTACCACAGTCTAAATCTCCATAGTTTGCATATTTCTTAGTAAGttcctgaaaagagaaaacacagctggAGCTTGCTATCTGTTATAAACTTGTACAGATACTGTATGTAGAGAAAATTTATCAAAGCTGTCCAATTCTTGCTGGAAATTAGCTTCTTAACGTAAGCTATAGTTTATTTACTATTAACTTGGTAAATACAGATAGTAAATACTGACGAATATAAAATGCAAGCCATCAACAGCTCACTTTTGCTGAGACAGTTTCTTAATATGCACAATCTTGTCACTgacaaaaatgttcctttttccaTAACCTCTCTTAACAAGCATTCCTGATTGCTAAATGCTAAACCCTATCACAATGTAGTGTTTTCCCTCTTTATAGGCCTATTCCTGCTCCCACGTGAGTCAATGGAAAATTCTCGTTCCTTTCAGTGGAACAGGACTAGGCAATAGTGTGCTTTAAAAGTGTTACATTATATTCAGATCCTCTCTTAGTATGCAGAATAATAACACATAAATAATGCATGTCAATtcccatttcttctgaaatgtatttttatcttaatcttatttttatcttaatttttgaaattattatacAGTAATACTGATAATTTGGGTCTTAGGTTTGGCAATCACTGCTTGCCAGCTGAAATGTCTTAACATCCTCACCAAGTGTTTAGCTTGGATAAAAGCATATTGCCCACAAACGTTTCTACATAGTATGAACTacataaaaagctattttccatACACTGTTAAAGTGGTTACATAGTGTTGCCTATACAACTGTAGTAAGCTTCTTGCCTTCCATCCTATAGATCATAACATCTCAGGATGAAAGACTGCATTTAAAACGAACATCATAACAATATGTTCAGCCACACAGCTGCACTTTACAGCACTGATCTCTTGGTATGCTGCCACACTAAATAGTAGAAAAAAACATAATGGATACTGAATGCTAGTTTTGAACTGGCAAGTAATTCTGACTGCTATGTTAAGGCAGCCAGAAAGATGTAGAGTTCCAATGATAAATACACAATGGATTTTTCTGATGTTACTGCCTGGGAATCTGAGAAGTTAACAGAGGCCACTGTATAGCTAGGGTAAAGGAAAGCCccacatgaaataaaagcaaaaaggaagtaAGGAAGCAGATGGAGCACACAACAGGAGAGCAGCTAGTGAAGTACAGCAAGCAGAAGTTCCATATTATTGAAAAAACCCAAATATCTCAGGGAGAGGCTGGTCAGTAAAGAAGTTCAGTCAGGGGCTTTTTTCTTCTACCTTGTACCCAGGAACTGATTTGGATAATACAGAACGTTTGGAACCATCTTTTCTTGGAGTAGCActtttgtctcttgttttttgTCTTCCCTGAAAAGAATCCTCCTGGTTGTCTGTGGCGCAATCACCTTCAGATACATTGCCAGACGAATTGTCCTATAATAAAAATACCATagctat
The Mycteria americana isolate JAX WOST 10 ecotype Jacksonville Zoo and Gardens chromosome 3, USCA_MyAme_1.0, whole genome shotgun sequence genome window above contains:
- the C3H6orf120 gene encoding UPF0669 protein C6orf120 homolog codes for the protein MAARWRRILIIFVAAEVLFVVNTFEEEDVPEEWILLHVVQGQIGAGNYSYLRLNHEGKIILQMRSLKGDADLYVSDMTLHPSFDEYELQSVTCGQDVVHVPAHFRRPVGIGIYGHPSHLESEFEMKVYYDRTVVQYPFGEASYNPEEMEANQKYSQSTEDEPQDEESVFWTILIGILKLILEILF